In Hermetia illucens chromosome 1, iHerIll2.2.curated.20191125, whole genome shotgun sequence, one genomic interval encodes:
- the LOC119659479 gene encoding uncharacterized protein LOC119659479 — protein sequence MPTKKYSIKIRRRWKGTSSVSTKSSKAVSNRSRIKSLNVRNTKGALRGLARIPTCKIPKSKLDAAIKILDADVNIYATQKSETRCHIPPGTSCVRNWGFKKLSFPRLLGECRVCLLNQDWTNLAAILAVAKPLRIRDYHLYMPYFHKYAAICLLHSGEEENLDSFLCSVIGCQTEHDKQIFLKNLTTFFEKEINNKRSKKAETNSKEASKESKWVAVG from the exons ATGCCAACAAAAAAGTATTCCATAAAAATTCGCAGGAGATGGAAGGGGACATCTTCGGTATCAACTAAATCATCTAAAGCAGTTAGCAATAGGAGTAGAATTAAATCTCTAAATGTTCGTAACACTAAAGGCGCATTACGTGGACTAGCTA GAATACCTACTTGCAAAATACCAAAATCGAAATTGGATGCTGCGATCAAAATTCTTGATGCTGATGTGAATATATATGCTACTCAAAAATCGGAAACTCGGTGTCACATACCACCTGGTACGTCATGTGTTCGCAATTGGGGCTTCAAGAAACTTTCCTTTCCCCGTCTTCTGGGCGAATGTCGCGTGTGTTTACTGAATCAAGATTGGACTAACTTGGCTGCAATCCTTGCGGTCGCTAAGCCCCTGAGAATACGCGATTACCATCTTTACATGCCATATTTTCACAAG TACGCTGCGATATGCTTACTTCATAGTGGAGAAGAAGAGAATTTAGATAGCTTCCTGTGCAGCGTTATAGGCTGCCAAACGGAGCATGATAAACAGATTTTCTTAAAGAATTTAACTACCTTTTtcgagaaagagataaataacaaACGCAGCAAGAAAGCCGAGACCAACTCTAAAGAAGCATCCAAAGAGTCCAAATGGGTGGCAGTTGGGTAG